In Trichomycterus rosablanca isolate fTriRos1 chromosome 4, fTriRos1.hap1, whole genome shotgun sequence, one DNA window encodes the following:
- the LOC134312368 gene encoding insulin receptor substrate 2-B, translated as MAHLANYTEANGAMLMHEAQPRASGGGGGGSSGGDPPCSPRTGGGAHFHQHRQDTQPNRDHHHHHHHHQQQQQPESHGQSPARKSSSSNVKLAHEDPAAATSHTQATSSAVNHASGPPGNATGVVDDIRKCGYLRKQKHGHKRFFVLRSASRLGPSRLEYYDSEKKFRSSLRSSGAGAGAASATTTASPPKRVIYLYQCFTVNKRADSKNKHLIALYTKDEYFAIVAENEQEQEDWYLALGDLMSEGKKSHTDSDELEEGYGTVMPGTVFKEVWQVNVKPKGLGQTKNLTGVYRLCLSSTSIHLVKLNSETPCVNLQLLNIRRCGHSESFFFIEVGRSSSIGPGELWMQVDDSVVAQSMHETFLETMKALKAFAEFRPRSQSSGSNPMAFVTTRRHLGNLPPSQTGLQRRSRAESVVGTPPSSKSSGSSGYRFRTSSEGEGTMNRPFRSVTGSLIHLNTARANLGRHESSAGSGSRYVRAVPGANYHARSASLPVSHFSSTTSPVSMSSSSGHGSVTDTNTRPSSASICGSPSDGGFNSSDEYGSSPVDFRYFRVRSNTPDSLGNTPPIREEHSLSDYMAMGWSRDMFSGSAGEASRDESTDEESRSFRRRTPSFSRQVGVGSAGGVTMYQKMTQTNFSLDEAAAEGSSLGSNGQPTSISSSLRSDYSSSSEHSQDHPPVLRAPDSFKDDGYMPMMVGVVPRDSDYMPMQPSPLLCASHQIQNVASPAAQHTDSQGYMMMLPGGSGVADPSTPASPHISSRVHGNRNAEHSENGEYMDMSQSRAVPGRRKFSNDNYYTLTTPEMPKAHSSYFSLPRSYKTPARDQREHDEYVPMSSPAKPIYISPNVTPEHSGNSLKNSPQLNGCSDAHVMDNRTSRPTRQSLSRRSFHGSNWTSESVERPLSPGEYINIEFEDHATCPLRTENTLTSQSTSREHRHSPLPQDYMSVEVDGLPPKCKSSRPSFVAPWNPPAYIRPLNSLSSQGGVVPRPDDYTEMSFSQREERRSPTAMLQHLCVQEQRHPNSSSPAEPKVIRADPQGRRRHSSETFVTSSGVTEASGMDTSAVVPNAVPKIGDGKWQSSSSCQSAGSTEEAPGFSSDRAEASASSVRTSRTVEHQNGLNYISLDLREDQESNNGTSLSENGAYASIDFTKSEQFTSASKE; from the coding sequence ATGGCACATCTTGCGAATTACACGGAGGCCAACGGCGCCATGCTGATGCATGAAGCGCAGCCGAGGGccagcggcggcggcggcggcggctccTCCGGCGGGGATCCCCCTTGTTCCCCGCGTACCGGCGGTGGCGCTCATTTTCACCAACACAGGCAGGATACGCAGCCCAATCGagatcaccaccaccaccaccaccaccaccaacaacaacaacaaccagaGAGCCATGGACAGTCTCCCGCTCGGAAAAGCTCATCATCTAATGTTAAACTGGCACACGAGGATCCTGCTGCTGCTACCAGTCACACACAGGCTACCTCATCTGCTGTAAACCATGCATCTGGTCCGCCTGGTAATGCTACAGGAGTGGTGGACGACATCAGAAAGTGTGGCTACCTGAGGAAGCAAAAACATGGCCACAAGCGCTTTTTCGTCCTGCGATCTGCCAGTCGTCTAGGACCAAGCCGACTGGAGTACTACGACAGCGAGAAGAAGTTTCGTAGTAGCCTCCGGTCCTCTGGGGCTGGGGCTGGAGCTGCCTCTGCCACAACCACAGCCTCCCCCCCCAAACGGGTCATCTATCTCTACCAGTGCTTCACTGTCAACAAAAGGGCAGATTCAAAGAACAAACACCTCATAGCTTTGTACACAAAGGACGAATATTTTGCAATTGTGGCCGAAAATGAGCAAGAGCAGGAGGACTGGTACTTGGCACTCGGTGACCTCATGAGCGAAGGCAAAAAGAGCCACACAGACTCTGATGAACTTGAGGAGGGATACGGTACGGTCATGCCGGGCACCGTCTTTAAGGAGGTCTGGCAGGTTAACGTGAAACCCAAAGGTCTTGGACAAACCAAGAATCTCACCGGCGTGTACAGGCTGTGCCTCTCTAGTACGTCCATTCATCTGGTCAAACTAAACTCGGAGACCCCGTGCGTCAACCTGCAGCTCCTGAACATCAGGCGCTGTGGCCACTCGGAAAGTTTCTTCTTCATAGAAGTTGGACGCTCTTCATCCATCGGGCCTGGTGAATTATGGATGCAAGTGGACGATTCGGTGGTGGCGCAAAGCATGCACGAGACCTTCTTGGAGACCATGAAGGCTCTCAAGGCCTTTGCCGAGTTCAGGCCGAGGAGTCAGTCGTCAGGCTCCAATCCCATGGCTTTCGTGACCACCCGGCGCCACCTGGGCAACCTCCCGCCCAGCCAGACAGGACTGCAGAGGCGGTCTCGAGCCGAGTCTGTCGTTGGCACCCCACCTAGCAGTAAAAGCAGTGGATCTAGTGGTTATAGGTTTCGCACCTCTAGTGAAGGCGAGGGCACCATGAATCGTCCCTTCCGGTCAGTTACAGGCAGCCTGATCCACCTCAATACAGCTCGGGCTAACCTTGGCAGACATGAGAGCAGTGCTGGAAGTGGAAGCCGATATGTCAGAGCTGTGCCAGGTGCCAACTACCATGCGCGGTCCGCATCACTTCCCGTTTCTCACTTCTCTTCCACCACCAGCCCCGTCAGTATGTCCAGCAGTAGCGGACATGGTTCAGTTACTGACACTAATACCCGACCTTCAAGTGCTTCCATCTGTGGGTCCCCCAGCGATGGAGGCTTTAACTCTTCTGATGAGTACGGCTCCAGCCCTGTAGACTTCCGCTATTTCAGAGTGCGCAGTAACACACCTGACTCGCTGGGTAATACACCACCCATCCGGGAGGAGCACTCTCTCAGTGATTATATGGCGATGGGCTGGAGTCGAGACATGTTTAGTGGGAGTGCTGGGGAGGCTTCTCGTGATGAAAGCACTGATGAAGAATCACGGTCATTTAGGAGGAGGACACCCTCCTTCTCAAGACAGGTAGGAGTTGGCAGTGCAGGTGGTGTGACTATGTACCAGAAGATGACTCAGACCAACTTCTCGCTGGACGAGGCTGCGGCTGAGGGAAGTTCTCTGGGTAGCAATGGCCAGCCTACCTCCATCTCCTCCTCACTTCGCTCAGACTACAGCTCCAGCTCTGAACACAGCCAGGATCACCCCCCTGTACTGCGGGCTCCTGACTCATTTAAAGATGATGGATACATGCCCATGATGGTTGGTGTTGTGCCACGCGATTCGGATTATATGCCTATGCAACCCAGTCCCCTTCTCTGTGCCTCCCATCAGATTCAGAACGTGGCATCACCCGCTGCTCAGCATACGGACTCACAAGGCTACATGATGATGCTCCCGGGTGGAAGTGGGGTTGCAGACCCCTCCACTCCAGCAAGCCCTCACATTAGCAGTAGAGTTCACGGAAATAGAAATGCTGAGCACTCTGAAAATGGAGAATACATGGATATGTCCCAAAGCAGGGCCGTGCCAGGGAGAAGGAAATTCTCCAATGACAATTACTACACACTGACCACTCCTGAGATGCCCAAAGCCCACAGCTCGTATTTCTCTCTGCCACGCTCCTACAAAACCCCAGCAAGAGATCAGAGAGAGCATGACGAGTATGTTCCAATGAGTTCTCCAGCCAAACCCATCTACATCTCTCCCAATGTCACGCCTGAGCACAGTGGCAATAGCCTTAAAAATTCACCCCAGCTTAATGGATGCAGTGATGCCCACGTTATGGATAACCGGACATCACGTCCAACCAGACAATCCCTTAGCCGACGCAGTTTTCATGGCTCAAACTGGACAAGTGAATCAGTGGAACGTCCCCTCAGTCCTGGAGAGTACATCAACATTGAGTTTGAAGATCACGCCACATGCCCTCTTCGTACAGAGAATACTCTTACTAGCCAAAGCACCAGTCGTGAGCACCGGCACTCTCCCCTCCCCCAGGATTACATGAGCGTTGAGGTGGATGGCCTTCCACCCAAATGTAAATCTTCACGTCCATCTTTCGTGGCCCCCTGGAATCCTCCTGCCTACATCCGTCCCTTAAACTCTCTATCCTCTCAGGGCGGTGTGGTACCCAGGCCAGacgactacacagagatgagctTTAGTCAACGAGAGGAGCGCAGGAGCCCCACAGCCATGCTGCAGCACCTTTGCGTTCAGGAACAGAGGCATCCAAACTCTAGCTCACCCGCTGAGCCAAAGGTAATTCGTGCGGACCCCCAGGGCAGACGGAGACACAGCTCTGAGACTTTCGTCACATCGTCGGGCGTGACAGAAGCAAGTGGCATGGACACCAGCGCCGTAGTGCCTAACGCTGTTCCGAAAATAGGGGACGGCAAGTGGCAGAGCTCATCGTCTTGTCAGAGTGCAGGTAGCACAGAGGAAGCACCGGGCTTCTCCTCAGACCGTGCTGAAGCAAGTGCCTCATCAGTGAGGACCAGCAGAACTGTAGAACACCAGAACGGCCTCAACTATATCTCACTGGACCTGAGAGAGGATCAAGAGAGCAACAATGGAACGTCACTTTCAGAAAACGGGGCTTATGCCAGCATAGACTTCACAAAATCTGAGCAGTTCACTTCAGCTTCTAAAG